cagtcttctctttctcattcGCAGATGGTGGCAAGTCAGTGCCGACTGACAACAACAAGATTGATAATTTGATACTTTGATACTCTTCATCGAATAACTCCAACAGCAAACCTCCAGTTTACTTAGACCCCCATGTACGAAagcttctaaattttttaaattaacttcTTTGAAAAGCTGAAGAAAATAACTACCCTTAATTTCTATGCTTCTTGTTGGAGTTGAAGAAGCACCAGAAGTGGACGGGTTGACAAGTAGAAGGATACAAGTCATAGTCTTGCTTTCACATTCTTTGTTTCTCGTATTGTATTTCCCGTCTAAGACGAGGCAGTTAGTGGGTTGAGACTATTCTTGGTCTCGCTGGCCAGTCTGCATTTCTTCATCAGGTTCTGTTCTTTCTCGTTTCTTCATCTCTTCGATTTTTGTGCTTTGAATTCCTTCTATCTGCCCtgtctttttctgttttttatatACGCGTTTGTGTAGTTTCCAcgattaatttcttcttcatctttgattaCTCCGAATTTTTTGGCTTTTCTCGTTTTCTATTTCAACTTTCTCAGCTATTTAATCTCTCCTGTCAGTCTTCTTTTGGTGTATAATTTCTATTAATACGCTCTATTTGCTCTGTTCTGGGagttcttatttttctttaattgttttatcaatTCCTCTCTCAGACTCTTAACCATCTTAATAGAATGCAAGAGAAGGATAGTAGAAGCTTTTCGGTGGTTGTGACAGAGCTACAAGCCTTAACTGAAGAGGTGGCATCGCTTACAAGAAGCTCAGAATCTGAGATAGAAATCTTCAATGAATTTACAATTACTCTTGAAAAATTCACTCCGATTTTTGATGGTATGAAAGACAATAACAAGGTCATGGACATACCTTCAATTCGAAAAGCAATTGAATCCCTCGAAAGAGAGCTTAGGCGAGCCAAGTCTTTGATAAGAAATTCCAATTCAAGATTGATTATGAAGCAAATGGAGGGTTTAACTCGAGATATTGGGAGATCTTTAGGCCTCGTGCTCTTTGCAAGTATTGATCTGAAGCTGGATATCAAGGGACAAATTGGAGCGTTGCATAAAGAATTGATGAATGCCAAGTTTGATAAGAGTTTAAGTCCTAGCCCTAGCCAAAGTCCGAACAAAAATCCAAGTTGTGAATCCGGGTTTGCTAGTCCAAGCGCAAATCCAAGTTATGAATCTGGGTTTGCAAGTGACTTGGACTcagaaaaagaaacagaaattGAGGAGGAAACCGTTAGGCTTGGAATCGATGATGTTGTGTTGCAGCTTAAATATGGTGATGATGAAGGGCTGAGAGTTgcgattttgaatttaaatgaaatgGTCACTGCAAAAACAGTTGACAGAGAGTGGATTAACGAGGAAGATATTGTTTCAATTCTGCTAAATCGGTTAGGTACCAGCAAGCCAAACAATCGGTTAAGTATTTTTCAAGCCTTAAGAACTCTTGCATCAGAGTTTGCTGACTGCAAGGTATATCATATATGAGTTCTTTATCACTATCATGTACGTTGATTTATtctgatttggtttgaaatgtCAGAATTAGAAGTTAGTTATCTCACATTGCTTAGTAGTTTGCAGGGGAAGATGGTCGATGTTGGGTCATTATCAGCATTGGTGAAATCTTTGACGCGAGATGTAGAAGAGAGAAGGGAAGCTGTGGGGCTGTTGCTGGATCTTTCAGATCTTCCTGCAGTTTGGCGACGGCTAGGCAGAATCCAAGGGTGCATTATTATGTTGGTTGCAATGCTACTTGGGGATGACCCTGTTGCTTCATATGATGCAGGGAATTTGTTAGATGCATTGTCTAGCAATACTCAGAATGCACTTCATATGGCAGAAGCTGGTTATTTTAAGCCATTGGTGAAGCATCTGCAAGAGGGTAATAATACTGTTTGGAATTTATGTTCCTTCTCCCTCCTCTCTAGATATTTATCtgcttgatttgatttgatttctaaGAAAAATGAAGTTTCTCTCCTATTTTCATTAGAATTTCAGAAGAATTGATTTGACTGGACAAGCAAAAGGGTCTCgacttctttatctttttattttggtgatATGAATTTTTGTCCGAGCTAAAAGCTAACATGCTCTTGACTCCCGAAATCTTGTAAATTGCCATGTTCTTATTGCATAATGAATTTATCTAATACTTGTCCTTGCAGGTTCTGACATGTGTAAGATCCTCATGGCAACAGCACTTTCCAAGATGGAGCTTACTGACCAAAGTAGAGCTTCCCTTGCAAAGGATGGGGCAATTGAACCTCTTGTTAAAATGTTCAAAGTTGGGAAGCTTGAAGCCAAGCTATCTGCATTAAGTGCATTGAAAAATTTGTCTATATTGGAAGAAAACATACCGCTTTTGATCAGTTCAGGAATTGTGGCACTTCTGCTTCAGCTCCTCTTCTCAGTAACATCTGTGCTCATGACTCTTCGGGAGCCAGCATCAGCAATTCTTGCAAGAGTTGCTCAGTCAGAATCTATTCTTGTCAACCAAGATGTGGCTCAGCAGATGCTTTCCCTTCTAAATCTTTCTAGTCCAACGATTCAGTATCACCTCTTACAAGCACTTAATAGCATTGCTGCCCATTCCAGTGCATCAAACATTAGAAGAAAAATGCAAGAAAATGGTGCAATTCAACTGCTGCTACCCTTCTTGAAAGAAACCAGCACAAAAATAAGGATAGCtgcattgaatttgatttgcACTCTCTCAAAAGATATGTCAGGAGAATTAACAGACCAGCTGGGGGAGTGCCATGTTAACATGATTGTTAATATCGTATCATCGTCTACAACTGAGAGTGAAAAAGCTGCTGCAGTTGCCATACTAAGCAATCTACCAGTTAATGACAAGAAAGCTACAGAATTACTTAAGAAGGTAGGTTTGCTGCCAATTCTGATCTCCATAATGAATTCAAGCACTGCAACTTCAACTCCAACAACCCAGTGGTTAGCAGAGAGTGTAGCTGGTGTGTTGGTTCGGTTTACAGTTTCCTCTGATAAGAAATTGCAGCAATATTCAGTAGAACAAGGGGTGATTCCATTGCTTGTGAAGTTGCTGTCAAGTGGGTCAGTGATTGCTAGAAGCAGAGCCGCGTCCTCACTGGCTCAGCTATCCCAGAATTCACTCTCTCTTCGAAAGTCCAAAACATCAAGTTGGTTGTGTGTCCCTCCTTCTGCAGATGCATTTTGTGAAGTTCATGATGGTTACTGCTTTGTCAAGAGCACATTTTGTTTGGTCAAGGCTGGGGCTATCCCTCCATTGGTCCAAGTATTGGAGGGTAGGGGGAGAGAAGCTGATGAGGCTGTTCTTGCTGCGCTTGCAACACTCATGCAGGATGAAATTTGTGAAAGTGGAAGTAATTATATAGCAAAAAGTTCAGGCATTCAAGCCATTGTTAAAGTTTTAGAATCCGGGACTGTGAAGGCTCAAGAGAAAGCGTTGTGGATACTGGAGAGGATATTTACAATTCAGGAACACAGAGTAAATTATGGAGAATCTGCGCAAGTGGTGCTCATTGATCTGGCCCAGAATGGTGATTCCAGATTGAAATCAACAATTGCAAAAATATTGGCACAGCTTGAACTCCTGCAAGGTCAATCGAGTTACTTTTGAGACAATTCATGCTGTGTAAGCAACATTGtaattcttaatattttctttaaatttaaaaaagaaaattctttgtttgcatctttcattttcatctggaatttttttattgtgtaaTTAAGAAACACTTTGCAttccaaaatgaaaaatagcATCCTTTCCTTCCTCCTGGGCTGATTGGTACTGGCTTCTGTAACCTCTTGGTTTTGTTGATGCTACTAAAAACCAGGCATGTGCATGCTCAAGAGTGCAATTATTTCCCAGAGATATAACTGTCAAgctaaaagatttaatttggaTCATGAATGGCTAAAACTTTAAGTTACAGTAGAATAGCAAATCATGAGAGCATACAAGAagctaaaataatattcatgttGTAACTTGCAAATGCCATAATTTTGTGTTATTGCAGAGGGAATTCCTATTATCTCCTGTAACTTGTGAATTTATGGGGTTCTTCTTTGAGGGTCTTGTACTTTACTGAAATACTTTAAAGAGGATAGCATTATACCTCTTATCTCATGGAACATGTGAATctttttattatccttttctAACTAAAAACCGATTATTACAACCTTTATCTTTAGTATTTCTGCAAAATTCGAAGCTGGttgaatgtttaaaaattttaattattattctcATAATTTTGATCATGTAGCTACTAAATTCTTTGTtttgtgttattatttataagttaaagtggctgattaatttaatatataagtcagttattttaattaatctttttattaaataaaaactttttttaaatatctatttaaaaCAGGCATGTCAAGGGGTTTGGATTATGTCATGAGTATAATTCAGATTCCTTTTTTTTAACATGATCCATAGAGGTATGGTTTGTTACCGTAGTAAACTGTGTTGGAGTTTTGGGGTAAAACCTGCAAGTTAGTCGGTACAAtctgataaaaaatattaaaaattaaaataattaaaattttaaaaattatacctTTGTGCCCAACTTTAAAAAACACATGAATTGATCTGTTAAGGGTTCGTGAAGGCACACCCAAGAGACCTTGGGTCATGCtgcaaatttttcaatttttatggtCAGCTTAGTCCACTAAGCCCATCAATTAACAAGCTTAGATCAACCACAATCCTAGATATATTAGGTTGTGCCTTGAGCTAGATTAGGGCCAAGCCGAGCTAGAGCtcgtttgagtttgagttcagcTCAATTTGTAGAAATAGAGTTTgaacttgagctcgagcttgccCTTGTTAAGTTTGTTGCAAATAAGTTGGAGTTTAACTCATTTCAAGTTCAAACCCGATTCGAATTCgagttttaattaattcgttattaaaacgatattgttttaatacatattgatcaaaacgtaTCGTtctgtatcaaaatttttaatttgtgagTTTGACGAACAGTTCGAGCTCGATATTGTAGGCTCGAGCTTATTTGAGATTGATTTGTTTTAGACTCATTTgaattttgaactaaatttaaatttcagtttaaacaaatttgattcgaattcaactATAATGGCGCTAGAACCAACCTTAGATGCCCAAGCCATCTCTAGTTTAAGAAATCATATTTAGTTCTAGATCTATCCGCCACAACTTTGGCATttgcagattttttttttttttttttatctcctaTGTCCTTTACAAACTAGCCAACATAAGATTCATACCTTCCTTCATGCCATTGTTGTAGTTCTTACTGGAAGAGATATTGCGGATCAATTCATCCTGAAGTATTCTGCTTCCTCTTTTTGTAGTACTCGACAACATGGCTGCTCAGATTTTGTTGAGATCAGGACAATTTCCTTCTGCTTTTTTCCAGCAGCTTCTCCACAAGCTAGAGTCTCCTGAACTCGTTCATTTCTTTCGTAAACATAAACTGGATGAGGCATGGCTGAAGAAGTTGAAGAAAACCATTTTAACTATCAATGCAGTGATCGACGATGCTGAGAAGAAACAATTCAGAAAGCTGGAAGTGAGCGATTGGCTTGCTCAGATTACGGACTTTTGCTATGATCTTGAAGATTTACTGGACCAGATTGCCACCCAAGCTTCGCGGAGCAAGTTGGCAGCTGAGCCCCGAGAATGGAGCTTGGTATTTACATTTTCGCATGATATAGGAGTCCGTATGGATGAATTAAATGCCAGGTTAGAACAACATGCGGAGCAAAAAGATAGACTTGGTTTAAAAGAAGATTACATTGCAGTAACGAAATCCATTCTACTGCCTACAATGGCAAATGATCAGCAACCCCAAGTTGTATTTGGCAGGGATGAAGATAAAGAGACTATAGTTAGGCTGTTGGTTTCAGGTGACAATCAAACAGTTGAGCAGTCAGATGTCATTGCCATTGTGGGAGAAGGTGGAGTTGGCAAGACCACCCTGGCTCAGCTTGTGTACAACGATGAAAGGGTGAACAGATATTTTGACTGCAAAGCTTGGGTTTGTGTTTCGGGTGCTTTTGATGAGAAAAGATTGATTAAAGCTATTCTGGAACAACTCACTGATCAACCTTCGGGTGTTGAAGATCTGAATTCTCTTAAAGTTAAGTTGAAGGAGAGTCCTAACCTGAAAAAAATTCTATTCATCTTAGATAACGTTTGGTGTCAAGAGTCTACCATCTGGGAAATTCTGCGGTTTATTCTTACCTATGGGGAGAACGGAAGTAAGATTGTTGTTACCGCACGCAGTTCAGATATTGCAGCACTTATGGGCACTCTTCCCTCTTACCATTTGAAGCCATTACCATACGAAGATAGCTGGATGCTTTTTGCAAAAAGTGCATTTGAAAATGAGGAATCCAGATTATATCCCAAACTAGAAACTATTGGCAAAGACATTGTGAAGAAGTGTAATGGTTTTCCTTTAGCGGCAAAACTGCTTGGACGTTTAATGCGTTTCCAGCCAACGGTTGAAGAGTGGGATGCTGTGTTAAAGAACAACATATTTGATTCTTCATCCGACAGGAATGGCATTTTCCAAGCTCTTATGTTGAGCTATTATTATCTCCCTGCACATCTTAAGCGATGCTTTGCATACTGTTCGATATTTTCCAAGGATCATGTGTATGAAGAGGAGAAGTTAATCCTCCTATGGAAGGCCGAAGGCTTTCTGGAGCAGCCAAGTCGTGAAAGAATGGAAGAGGTAGGCCATCAGTATTTTCAAGAGTTGAAATCAAGGTCTTTCTTTCAGCAATCAAGCACCATTAGATCTCACTATACAATGCATGATCTTGTTCATGATTTAGCTATTATCGTATCTGGATATTACATTTCAAGATTGCCAAATCAAGGTCAGTTTTCTAGCTCGGTCAATCATGATTACTTTTCGAGATTGGTAGATGTTAAGATTTCAGATTTTGGTTTGAACAAAGTTCGGCATTCGTCATTTTGTGGAGGCAATTTTAGCGAAATTGTTGATGATTCTAAACCTGAGTTCTTAAGGACCCTTCTACCATATGAATTGCCGCCAGAGAATGAATCAAGTCACATAAGCAGTGGGGTACTAGAGATTCTGTTGGATAACCTATACTGCTTGCGGgtgctttctttttctcattatCCTATAATTGAGTTGCCTGATTCAATTGGTGATGAATTGGAACTTTTACGGTACCTTGATCTCTCTCACACTGCAATTAGTAGGTTGCCAGATTCTGTAAACTCTCTCTACAATTTGCAGACATTGATCTTGTCAAATTGTAATTCTCTCATTAAACTGCCAAGGAACATGGGGAGCCTTAATAATTTGAGTCATCTCGATTTAGTTGGAACTAACTTAAAAGAGATGCCTGCAGACATTGGTAGATTAACAAGCCTTCAGAAGTTGTCTGACTTTGTTGTAGGCAAATATGGTGGCTCAAGTATTAAACATTTGGGGTCCCTTTTAAATCTTCGAGAAGCTCTTCATATCTCACAGTTGCAGAATGTGGTATTTGCTAGTGAAGCATCCCTGGCCAGTTTGAAAAACAAGGAGGAACTTGATGTCCTGGAGTTGGAATGGAGTGACACCACAGTTGATCCACAGACTGCAAGAGAAGTGCTTGAACAGCTGCAACCTCATGCGAACCTGAAAAGGCTCAGCATTAAATTTTACAATGGCATAGAATTTCCAGACTGGCTAGGAGATTTGCTTTTCTCTAATATGGTGTTCCTATGTCTCAGCAACAGTAATAATTGCTTACAATTACCTCCACTTGGGCAGCTGCGGTCTCTTAAAGTGCTTATTATCAAACAGATGAAACAAGTGAAAAGGATCGGTCCAGAATTCTATGGGGCAAATAGTTCTTCAGATCTCAGGCCGTTTCCCTCTTTGGAGACTCTAATTTTTGAGGCAATGCTGGAATGGGAAGAATGGATTTCTACTGACATTGAAGGAGCAGAGTTTCCTTGTCTTCAGGAGCTTCATATTCGAAAATGCCCAAAGTTGAAAAGGAGCTTACCCAAGTGCCTTCCTCCTTCGACTAGAGTTGACATTTCAGAATGTCCAGAGCTTGTAGTGGCACTTCCCCAAGAACCTTCTAAGCTTTTGAGTGAAGATGTATCAGGTATTAAGCATGAAGGTCCATCTCTAAGAGCTGAAACTGTTGATAAGATGAGCATAGAGAACACAGAGTCTGCCAAAGACAATTTGCATGATATCCTTGATTTTGAAAGGTTGAAAGTTTCAGAAATCTCACAATTAGAGAAATTACCTCCAAACCTTTGCAGCCTTAAAATTGAAGGATGTGAAGCACTTAAGTCTATACCTGGGGGACTGATGCACCGTAATCCCAATCTCCAGCACTTATATATCATCAATTGTCGGTCTCTCAAGTTCTGCCATGGAGGATATTGGCCGACTGCCTTGAAAACTGTATATATACGCAACTGTAGGAAATTAGAATTCATCTCCCTTGGAGTGACAATACAACTGTATCCAGTCCCTGAACACTTGTGCATCGGCAGCAGCTGTGATTCTCTGACAGAATTCCCTTTATCCTCCTTTCCAAAGCTCAGAAGTCTAGTCGTTTGGGATTGtgcaaatttcaattccatACTGATTACTGAGGATCATGAATCACTTGGTGCCATGGAAATCAGGGATTGTCCTAGCCTGGAATATTTCCCTGAAGAAGGATTGCTGAGCCCCAACCTTAAGTCAATTCTGCTTTCTAATTGCAGTAGTCTCAGGGAACTTCCTAAGCAGCTCCAGAGACTGACATCTCTTGAGTCACTGTTTATAAATGAATGTCCAGAACTCAAGTCAATTCCTGAAGCGGGGTTTCCTAATAACTTAAGCTCACTTTGCATCATTTCTTGCCACAAACTCACACCCTGTAAGGAATGGGGATTACAAGGGCTTGAATATCTTAGTCGTTTTGAGATTGACGATCTATGTAGATACTTGGAATCATTTCCAGAGCAGGAGCTGCTTCCCAGCAACCTTAAGTCTCTACGAATTAGCAGACTTTCGAATCTCAAATTCCTGGACTATGAGGGCCTTCAACACTTGACATGTCTTGAAGCATTAGAGATCAACTGCTGTGGCAAGCTTCAGTCTTTTCCTGAAGAGGGTTTGCCATCCTCCTTGACCTTCTTGTATATTAAGGAGTGCTCTTTGCTGCAATCAAAACTTCAAAATAAGAGAGGGAAAGACTGGTACAGGATATCTCATATTCCCCACATACAAATTGATGAGGAACTCTTCTCATGATGAAGActctttttttggtaagtagTAACTCTTCTCATGATTAAGACTTTTTTTTGGTAACTCTTCTCATGATTAGGACTTTTTTTTCAGGAACAAATGAcaatatatttcattaactatCAGTTTAGCGTGATTGAAAAATCCATTAACATTAAAGATCTATCAATAGAGATTGTGATTGGTGGTCACAGCTTTCTTGTTGTGATGCTGCCAATGAACTAACAAAAATCACAGAATGAGAGAAGAGAAATAACAAGATTCTGAATATAGAGAACAAGAGAAACAGAGAATTCTTACAACTGAATAACTGTTTCCATTTCTTCCCGCCTGTACAATATATGGGCATCAGAATTGGCTAACTAATTTCGTCCAAAATGCAACGTATCTACGTACGTAGTACGACAACACAGTGTCCGTt
This sequence is a window from Mangifera indica cultivar Alphonso chromosome 5, CATAS_Mindica_2.1, whole genome shotgun sequence. Protein-coding genes within it:
- the LOC123217236 gene encoding U-box domain-containing protein 44-like encodes the protein MQEKDSRSFSVVVTELQALTEEVASLTRSSESEIEIFNEFTITLEKFTPIFDGMKDNNKVMDIPSIRKAIESLERELRRAKSLIRNSNSRLIMKQMEGLTRDIGRSLGLVLFASIDLKLDIKGQIGALHKELMNAKFDKSLSPSPSQSPNKNPSCESGFASPSANPSYESGFASDLDSEKETEIEEETVRLGIDDVVLQLKYGDDEGLRVAILNLNEMVTAKTVDREWINEEDIVSILLNRLGTSKPNNRLSIFQALRTLASEFADCKGKMVDVGSLSALVKSLTRDVEERREAVGLLLDLSDLPAVWRRLGRIQGCIIMLVAMLLGDDPVASYDAGNLLDALSSNTQNALHMAEAGYFKPLVKHLQEGSDMCKILMATALSKMELTDQSRASLAKDGAIEPLVKMFKVGKLEAKLSALSALKNLSILEENIPLLISSGIVALLLQLLFSVTSVLMTLREPASAILARVAQSESILVNQDVAQQMLSLLNLSSPTIQYHLLQALNSIAAHSSASNIRRKMQENGAIQLLLPFLKETSTKIRIAALNLICTLSKDMSGELTDQLGECHVNMIVNIVSSSTTESEKAAAVAILSNLPVNDKKATELLKKVGLLPILISIMNSSTATSTPTTQWLAESVAGVLVRFTVSSDKKLQQYSVEQGVIPLLVKLLSSGSVIARSRAASSLAQLSQNSLSLRKSKTSSWLCVPPSADAFCEVHDGYCFVKSTFCLVKAGAIPPLVQVLEGRGREADEAVLAALATLMQDEICESGSNYIAKSSGIQAIVKVLESGTVKAQEKALWILERIFTIQEHRVNYGESAQVVLIDLAQNGDSRLKSTIAKILAQLELLQGQSSYF
- the LOC123216372 gene encoding putative disease resistance RPP13-like protein 1 → MAAQILLRSGQFPSAFFQQLLHKLESPELVHFFRKHKLDEAWLKKLKKTILTINAVIDDAEKKQFRKLEVSDWLAQITDFCYDLEDLLDQIATQASRSKLAAEPREWSLVFTFSHDIGVRMDELNARLEQHAEQKDRLGLKEDYIAVTKSILLPTMANDQQPQVVFGRDEDKETIVRLLVSGDNQTVEQSDVIAIVGEGGVGKTTLAQLVYNDERVNRYFDCKAWVCVSGAFDEKRLIKAILEQLTDQPSGVEDLNSLKVKLKESPNLKKILFILDNVWCQESTIWEILRFILTYGENGSKIVVTARSSDIAALMGTLPSYHLKPLPYEDSWMLFAKSAFENEESRLYPKLETIGKDIVKKCNGFPLAAKLLGRLMRFQPTVEEWDAVLKNNIFDSSSDRNGIFQALMLSYYYLPAHLKRCFAYCSIFSKDHVYEEEKLILLWKAEGFLEQPSRERMEEVGHQYFQELKSRSFFQQSSTIRSHYTMHDLVHDLAIIVSGYYISRLPNQGQFSSSVNHDYFSRLVDVKISDFGLNKVRHSSFCGGNFSEIVDDSKPEFLRTLLPYELPPENESSHISSGVLEILLDNLYCLRVLSFSHYPIIELPDSIGDELELLRYLDLSHTAISRLPDSVNSLYNLQTLILSNCNSLIKLPRNMGSLNNLSHLDLVGTNLKEMPADIGRLTSLQKLSDFVVGKYGGSSIKHLGSLLNLREALHISQLQNVVFASEASLASLKNKEELDVLELEWSDTTVDPQTAREVLEQLQPHANLKRLSIKFYNGIEFPDWLGDLLFSNMVFLCLSNSNNCLQLPPLGQLRSLKVLIIKQMKQVKRIGPEFYGANSSSDLRPFPSLETLIFEAMLEWEEWISTDIEGAEFPCLQELHIRKCPKLKRSLPKCLPPSTRVDISECPELVVALPQEPSKLLSEDVSGIKHEGPSLRAETVDKMSIENTESAKDNLHDILDFERLKVSEISQLEKLPPNLCSLKIEGCEALKSIPGGLMHRNPNLQHLYIINCRSLKFCHGGYWPTALKTVYIRNCRKLEFISLGVTIQLYPVPEHLCIGSSCDSLTEFPLSSFPKLRSLVVWDCANFNSILITEDHESLGAMEIRDCPSLEYFPEEGLLSPNLKSILLSNCSSLRELPKQLQRLTSLESLFINECPELKSIPEAGFPNNLSSLCIISCHKLTPCKEWGLQGLEYLSRFEIDDLCRYLESFPEQELLPSNLKSLRISRLSNLKFLDYEGLQHLTCLEALEINCCGKLQSFPEEGLPSSLTFLYIKECSLLQSKLQNKRGKDWYRISHIPHIQIDEELFS